The nucleotide window GATCAGGCCACCAgaaccaaccaatcagagcagagtgGGCGTGCTCTAAAAGGCCTCCATTCACTGAAATGCATTaaaagccccgccccctcagaTCAATGTTTCtggtatttttcaaaatatttaactatatttacaaataaataaatcccgtagaaaaaatggagttaaaaaatagttctctttaaaatctgcttcagcttctttgttccttcagctttaagctactgttcaGCTCCTTTTACCtacctttggctacttttagcttgaaGTTATATTACTTTTAGTTACTCTTTTATTGCCTTTAGTTACCTGTTATATTCTAGCTAGCCTAGCTAGCTTGTTGCTAATTCAGTTTCTGGCGatccttttgctatttttagcttttaactagcctttcgCTACTTAGTCTTTAGTCTTTGATTTCCTTTTGTTACCTGTTATATTCTAGCTAGCCTAGGTACTTCATAGCTACTTAAATTTTTAGCcattcttttgctacttttagcttatagtcttttttatttttaggtacccttttaatgatttttgttaCCTGTTATCTATTAGCTAGCCTTGTTAGCTTGATGCTACTTTAGTTTTTGGCGatcattttgccttttttagcttttatctttgACCTTCAGCCtgtgtttgctacttttagctagtgttttgttcttttcagcttttagctaattttctgcttcttttagcttcaacaatcattcagcgctcagcaatttctgaatgtttcactaaaatctacTCAGCGACTCagcggtttatgagatattttgctaacagaccaacaaagACCATTAGATGATCGGCCATCTTTCATGGCCAGCTGGTGGTAGCTGTTTAAACCCAGGCGTCCACAGAGAGACGTCCCAGCACCCGTCTCCGTGTGTCTCACCAGCGTCCAGTCGGCCATGCCGGTGTTGGAGGTGACCTGCAGCCTGATTGGCTGGCTCTGCCTCTACCTGTCGTTCTGCTGCACCTTCTCCCAGCGAGGGCCCGAGTGGAACTGCCGCCTGGTGACGCTGACCCACGGCATCTTCATCGTGCTGCTGACGGCGTACGTCGTCTTCGTTGACGGACCCTGGCCCTTCACGCACGCCGGTCAGCCGCATGAAGCTGCTCCAGTTTTTGCTCTgattcaacctttttttaattcaaattttatAAATCTAAGAAACTTTTCCCAGAATAATTACTCAGATTCACGACAGATGTTTCCTTCAGTTGAAAGATCGTTGCTTCAAGGTTAAACTTGTTATTTTTAGAGGtgaggtgttaaaaaaaaaggtctgaatCCGTCTGAAGTCACGGAGGAGCCGAGAGAACGAAACAAGCCACATACCTCAGTGAATAAATCTGTAAtaagtcagtatcttacctgaaGCAGAACGCAGTCAGAGCAAACTGAGTTTGGAGAATCGGGGAGAAATTCGTGGTTGACCATTAGGCGACCATTTAGGAAAGTTTCCAAcacaaattttaaagtttttaagcAGTACAGGTGAACGCtagataatgtttttacatcGTTTCACATGAGACAACGTCCACGTTGCTACGCTAGCTGTAGCTAGCTGCTAAGCTGAAATATACTTCGGCTGAGTCGTTCTCCTTAACTGACCTTTCTAGACGTGCTGAACTCAGTCCTACCTGAACAACTTTCCTCTGCCCTCCAGGTACAGAAAACACGGAGCTCCAGGTGTTTGCCCTGGCGGTCTGCCTCGGCTACTTCTTCTTCGACGTCGGCTGGTGTGTGCGGTACCGGACCGAAGGCCCGGTCATGCTGGCGCACCACGCCGCCAGCATCCTGGGCATCCTGCTGGCCCTGTTCCTGGGCGTGTCGGGCTGCGAGACCTGTGGGGTCATCTTCGGCAGCGAGCTCACCAACCCGCTGCTGCAGGGCCGCTGGTTCCTCCGGCGGCTCGGGCGCTACGACAGCCTGCTGGGAGACGCTGTGGACCTGCTCTTCATCGTGCTCTTCGCCACGGTGAGAGTGGGCCTCGGGACGGTGATGTTCTACTGCGAGCTCACCTCCGCCAGGACGCCGGTGATCATGAAGCTGGGTGGGGTGGTGATGTACGCGCTGGCGTGGGTCTTCATGGTGGACATCGCCCAGTTCGGCTACAAGAAGAGCAGGGCCAAATATAAAAGATGGACGGAGAGCCACGAGCTCGGAGACACGAGGGCAGAGACGCTGGCGGACAACTCGGACCGGACCGTGAACGCTGAAAGAGCTCGctgaaggagaaagaaaaaataaacacgaATCAAGACGGCAGCTTTCGAAACGGACGTGAAATCACAtcagaacaacaagaaaaggaCGCACAGAAAACTGGAAGCAAACCGACGTCTCTTCcgacctttttgttttaaattagagcaaactgcagctgtcggagtaataataataacaaaaagacTTTTAATTAAAGACATCAGTGCAGACAGAAGAACTGTTCAAGGTTTCTGTGAATTAAATACTGTAAAGATCCTTTAAgggcttttttctgtttccagccTCCATTTTACACACAATAAATCATCATAAATCTTTCTACTTATAAGCTTataagaaaattaataaaactgcgacaattaaaaacaaaacgtttgtGTAACAGATTAATGCAGCTGGATACTTCATTCTCTCTAAgtggtttgtgttgtttcataCAGGGACTGAACGTTTACATTATTACacattaaatgtctttaaacagtttgttgtttttaaatctataaaatCTTTTCAGGTATTTTTTCAACGTCATCGTCGGTGCAGTCTTTTCAGTCCGGCCTCAAACGCTTCAGGTGGGACAGAAAACGTTAAATGTCTGCAGGCCGGTGAGATCCTGGTGGGTTCGAACAGAGAAAAATGAATCTTCTTTCTTggtttttgaagatgttttgtttccagaGTGAGGAGTTTTTTCATTCCAAGCTTTAAACGGCGCTCAAATCCTCCGTTTCTGCGAGTCGAGCTGATTTACCACGACGGCTCGGATCACATGAAGGTGGAACTGGCTAAGGAAGAAGGTGAAACTtgctgaggatgaggatgaaaCTGGCTGAGGATGAAGGTGGAACTGGCTGAGGATGAAGGTGAAACTGgctgaggatgaagatgaaacTGGCTGAGGATGAAGGTGGAACTGGCTGAGGANNNNNNNNNNNNNNNNNNNNNNNNNNNNNNNNNNNNNNNNNNNNNNNNNNNNNNNNNNNNNNNNNNNNNNNNNNNNNNNNNNNNNNNNNNNNNNNNNNNNNNNNNNNNNNNNNNNNNNNNNNNNNNNNNNNNNNNNNNNNNNNNNNNNNNNNNNNNNNNNNNNNNNNNNNNNNNNNNNNNNNNNNNNNNNNNNNNNNNNNNNNNNNNNNNNNNNNNNNNNNNNNNNNNNNNNNNNNNNNNNNNNNNNNNNNNNNNNNNNNNNNNNNNNNNNNNNNNNNNNNNNNNNNNNNNNNNNNNNNNNNNNNNNNNNNNNNNNNNNNNNNNNNNNNNNNNNNNNNNNNNNNNNNNNNNNNNNNNNNNNNNNNNNNNNNNNNNNNNNNNNNNNNNNNNNNNNNNNNNNNNNNNNNNNNNNNNNNNNNNNNNNNNNNNNNNNNNNNNNNNNNNNNNNNNNNNNNNNNNNNNNNNNNNNNNNNNNNNNNNNNNNNNNNNNNNNNNNNNNNNNNNNNNNNNNNNNNNNNNNNNNNNNNNNNNNNNNNNNNNNNNNNNNNNNNNNNNNNNNNNNNNNNNNNNNNNNNNNNNNNNNNNNNNNNNNNNNNNNNNNNNNNNNNNNNNNNNNNNNNNNNNNNNNNNNNNNNNNNNNNNNNNNNNNNNNNNNNNNNNNNNNNNNNNNNNNNNNNNNNNNNNNNNNNNNNNNNNNNNNNNNNNNNNNNNNNNNNNNNNNNNNNNNNNNNNNNNNNNNNNNNNNNNNNNNNNNNNNNNNNNNNNNNNNNNNNNNNNNNNNNNNNNNNNNNNNNNNNNNNNNNNNNNNNNNNNNNNNNNNNNNNNNNNNNNNNNNNNNNNNNNNNNNNNNNNNNNNNNNNNNNNNNNNNNNNNNNNNNNNNNNNNNNNNNNNNNNNNNNNNNNNNNNNNNNNNNNNNNNNNNNNNNNNNNNNNNNNNNNNNNNNNNNNNNNNNNNNNNNNNNNNNNNNNNNNNNNNNNNNNNNNNNNNNNNNNNNNNNNNNNNNNNNNNNNNNNNNNNNNNNNNNNNNNNNNNNNNNNNNNNNNNNNNNNNNNNNNNNNNNNNNNNNNNNNNNNNNNNNNNNNNNNNNNNNNNNNNNNNNNNNNNNNNNNNNNNNNNNNNNNNNNNNNNNNNNNNNNNNNNNNNNNNN belongs to Kryptolebias marmoratus isolate JLee-2015 linkage group LG13, ASM164957v2, whole genome shotgun sequence and includes:
- the tlcd5b gene encoding TLC domain-containing protein 5; protein product: MPVLEVTCSLIGWLCLYLSFCCTFSQRGPEWNCRLVTLTHGIFIVLLTAYVVFVDGPWPFTHAGTENTELQVFALAVCLGYFFFDVGWCVRYRTEGPVMLAHHAASILGILLALFLGVSGCETCGVIFGSELTNPLLQGRWFLRRLGRYDSLLGDAVDLLFIVLFATVRVGLGTVMFYCELTSARTPVIMKLGGVVMYALAWVFMVDIAQFGYKKSRAKYKRWTESHELGDTRAETLADNSDRTVNAERAR